Proteins encoded by one window of Bradyrhizobium sp. B097:
- a CDS encoding branched-chain amino acid ABC transporter permease, with protein sequence MRAATSTAQRAGVETIAIAVAAVIAFGVIPFFGSDYLLDAVLTPFLALALAAVGLNVLTGYAGQVSLGSAAFLAVGAYATYNLHLRLPELPLLVDLVLAGLIAAAIGIVFGLPSLRLRGFYLAVSTLAAQFFVQWALTKFGWFSNDNPSGVIDAPVLHVAGLSFTSPAGRYVFSLSVVTAATFLTLRLLRSQSGRNFVAVRDHELAAKVIGVPLLRTKLLAFGVSSFLIGIAGVLWAFAYLRTVEPAGFNLDHSFQILFIIIIGGLASLRGAFLGAAFIVVFPLILSRAGAALLGGVFDSGVLEMSQRIVVGALIIAFLIAEPRGLIALWDRFWTALTRQVAARNT encoded by the coding sequence ATGCGCGCAGCAACCTCGACAGCACAGCGCGCCGGCGTAGAGACCATCGCGATTGCCGTCGCAGCCGTGATCGCCTTTGGCGTCATCCCGTTCTTTGGCTCCGACTACCTGCTGGATGCGGTGTTGACGCCGTTTCTGGCGCTGGCGCTCGCCGCGGTCGGGCTCAACGTTCTCACCGGCTATGCCGGCCAGGTGTCGCTGGGCTCCGCCGCCTTCCTCGCGGTCGGCGCCTATGCCACCTACAATCTCCACCTCCGGCTGCCCGAACTGCCGCTGCTCGTCGATCTGGTGCTCGCCGGCCTCATCGCGGCCGCGATCGGCATCGTGTTCGGACTGCCCAGCCTGCGGCTGCGAGGATTCTACCTCGCGGTCTCGACCCTGGCCGCACAATTCTTCGTGCAATGGGCGCTCACGAAGTTCGGCTGGTTCTCCAACGACAATCCGTCCGGCGTGATCGATGCCCCGGTCCTGCACGTGGCTGGTTTGTCGTTCACCAGCCCGGCCGGCCGCTATGTGTTCTCGCTGAGTGTCGTGACAGCAGCGACCTTCCTGACCTTGCGGTTATTGCGCTCACAGAGCGGCCGCAACTTCGTCGCGGTGCGCGATCATGAGCTCGCCGCCAAGGTGATCGGCGTGCCGCTGTTGCGCACCAAGCTGCTGGCCTTCGGCGTCTCCTCGTTCCTGATCGGTATCGCGGGGGTGTTGTGGGCCTTCGCCTATCTGCGCACGGTCGAGCCGGCCGGCTTCAATCTCGATCACTCGTTCCAGATCCTGTTCATCATCATCATCGGCGGATTGGCCTCGCTGCGCGGCGCGTTTCTCGGCGCCGCCTTCATCGTGGTGTTTCCGCTGATCCTGTCGCGCGCCGGCGCGGCCCTGCTCGGCGGCGTGTTCGATTCCGGCGTTCTGGAGATGAGCCAGCGCATCGTCGTCGGCGCGCTGATCATCGCGTTCCTGATTGCCGAACCGCGCGGCCTGATCGCGCTCTGGGACCGGTTTTGGACCGCCCTCACGCGGCAAGTCGCCGCTCGGAACACATGA
- a CDS encoding branched-chain amino acid ABC transporter permease, which produces MFDYQFLIEVLVGGLLSGVMYSLVAIGFVLIYKTSGVLNFAQGAMLLFAALTFVSLVERGLSFPLAFLITLAIMVVLGVTVERTVLRPLINQPPITLFMATLGLSYVIEGAAQLLWGTQVHGLDIGISDVPLDIAGVFISRFDLFAAVVAGSLVALFSLFFRYTRAGLSFRAVAEDPFAALAVGLRLPRVWATVWTASGVVALVAGLLWGARLGVQFSLSLVVLKALPVLVLGGFDSIAGAIIGGLLIGAIEKLAEVYVGPLFGGGIEAWAAYVVALVLLLVRPSGLFGQKLVERV; this is translated from the coding sequence ATGTTCGATTATCAGTTTCTGATCGAGGTGCTGGTCGGCGGTCTGCTGTCGGGAGTGATGTACTCGCTGGTCGCGATCGGCTTCGTGCTGATCTACAAGACCTCGGGCGTGCTCAACTTTGCGCAGGGCGCCATGCTGCTGTTCGCGGCGCTGACCTTCGTCAGCCTGGTCGAGCGCGGCCTCTCGTTTCCGCTTGCGTTCCTGATCACCCTGGCGATCATGGTGGTGCTCGGCGTGACCGTCGAGCGCACGGTGCTGCGGCCGCTGATCAACCAGCCGCCGATCACTCTGTTCATGGCAACCCTCGGGCTGTCCTACGTGATCGAGGGCGCCGCGCAGCTGTTGTGGGGCACCCAGGTTCACGGCCTCGACATCGGGATCAGCGACGTGCCGCTGGATATTGCCGGTGTCTTCATCAGCCGGTTCGACCTGTTCGCAGCAGTGGTCGCGGGAAGCCTGGTGGCGCTGTTCTCGCTGTTCTTCCGTTACACGCGAGCCGGGCTCTCGTTCCGTGCGGTCGCCGAAGATCCGTTCGCGGCGCTCGCCGTCGGCCTGCGGCTGCCGCGGGTCTGGGCCACCGTCTGGACGGCTTCCGGCGTCGTCGCGCTGGTCGCCGGATTGTTGTGGGGTGCGCGTCTCGGCGTGCAGTTCTCGCTGTCGCTCGTGGTGCTGAAGGCGCTGCCGGTGCTGGTGCTTGGCGGCTTCGATTCAATTGCCGGCGCGATCATCGGCGGTCTTCTGATCGGCGCCATCGAGAAACTCGCCGAAGTCTATGTCGGGCCGCTGTTCGGCGGCGGCATCGAGGCCTGGGCCGCCTATGTCGTGGCGCTGGTGCTGCTGCTGGTCCGGCCGTCGGGGCTGTTCGGGCAGAAGCTGGTCGAGAGGGTCTAG
- a CDS encoding ABC transporter ATP-binding protein has product MTAVATNTGVLALEAAPAQGKARATAIADAPTRVLAQAGDRAVRPVLALNEISLAFGGVAALRDVDLAVAPGEIRAVIGPNGAGKSSLLNVISGLYRPDRGRVWLGERAFVHVPTAHLAAHGVARTFQNLAIFKGLSVFDNVLMGLAHRVRAGFLRQIIGSPLARRIEAENRAAAEDVIGFLHLGDVRERAAGSLPYGLQKRVELARALVARPTLLLLDEPFAGVTLSEKRELSEHVRNARDSYGATIVLIEHDIAVVMGLSDRIAVLDNGRKIADGTPDEVRSDQAVIDAYLGVAHQDVTELAV; this is encoded by the coding sequence GTGACCGCGGTGGCGACGAATACCGGTGTCCTTGCGCTGGAGGCTGCTCCGGCGCAAGGGAAGGCGCGCGCAACGGCGATTGCCGATGCCCCCACACGGGTGCTCGCGCAGGCCGGCGATCGCGCGGTACGGCCGGTGCTGGCGCTGAACGAAATCTCGCTCGCATTCGGCGGCGTCGCGGCGCTGCGCGACGTCGATCTTGCGGTCGCACCGGGAGAGATCCGCGCGGTCATCGGGCCCAATGGAGCCGGCAAGAGCTCGCTGCTCAACGTCATCAGCGGGCTCTACCGTCCCGATCGCGGCCGGGTCTGGCTCGGCGAGCGCGCATTTGTCCACGTGCCGACGGCACATCTCGCCGCGCACGGCGTCGCGCGCACGTTCCAGAATCTTGCGATCTTCAAGGGGCTGTCGGTGTTCGACAATGTCCTGATGGGGCTCGCGCACCGCGTCCGCGCCGGTTTCCTGCGCCAGATCATCGGCTCGCCGCTGGCGCGCCGGATCGAGGCGGAGAACCGCGCCGCCGCCGAGGATGTCATTGGCTTCCTGCACTTAGGCGACGTCCGTGAGCGCGCCGCCGGAAGCTTGCCCTACGGCTTGCAGAAGCGGGTCGAACTGGCGCGGGCGCTGGTCGCGCGGCCGACCTTGTTGTTGCTCGACGAGCCGTTCGCGGGCGTCACCTTGAGCGAGAAGCGCGAACTGTCCGAGCACGTGCGCAATGCGCGCGACAGCTATGGCGCCACCATCGTGCTGATCGAGCATGACATCGCCGTGGTGATGGGACTGTCGGACCGAATCGCGGTGCTCGACAACGGCCGCAAGATCGCCGACGGCACGCCCGACGAGGTGAGGTCCGACCAGGCGGTGATCGACGCCTATCTCGGTGTTGCGCATCAGGACGTCACGGAGCTCGCGGTCTGA
- the sfnG gene encoding dimethylsulfone monooxygenase SfnG produces MTASHDQIKFAYWVPNVSGGLVISKIEQRTGWDIDYNRRLAQIAEASGFDYALSQIRFTAGYGAEFQHEPVAFSHALLAATTKLKVIAALLPGPWNPAVAAKQIATISQLTEGRVAVNIVSGWFRGEFTAIGESWLDHDERYRRSEEFIRALRGIWTQDNFSFRGDFYRFTDYTLKPKPAHPLPEIFQGGSSRAARDMAARVSDWYFTNGNSVEEIKKQVDDIRAKARANNHSVKIGVNAFAIARESEAEARAVLDEIIVKADPEAVNAFGHEVKNAGKASPEGQGNWAKSSFEDLVQYNDGFKTNLIGTPEQIAERIVALKQVGVDLVLLGFLHFQEEVEYFGRRVIPLVRALEAKTAAHAQAAE; encoded by the coding sequence ATGACCGCCAGCCATGATCAGATCAAATTCGCCTACTGGGTGCCCAACGTCTCCGGCGGATTGGTCATCAGCAAGATCGAGCAGCGAACCGGATGGGACATCGACTACAACCGCCGCCTGGCGCAGATCGCGGAAGCGAGCGGCTTCGACTATGCACTGAGCCAGATCCGCTTCACCGCCGGCTATGGCGCCGAATTCCAGCATGAGCCGGTCGCGTTCAGCCACGCCTTGCTCGCGGCGACCACGAAACTGAAGGTGATCGCGGCACTGCTGCCTGGGCCCTGGAATCCGGCGGTGGCGGCCAAGCAGATCGCGACCATCAGCCAGCTCACCGAGGGCCGTGTCGCCGTCAACATCGTCAGCGGCTGGTTCCGCGGCGAGTTCACGGCGATCGGCGAGTCCTGGCTCGACCACGACGAGCGCTACCGCCGCTCGGAAGAATTCATCCGTGCGCTGCGCGGAATCTGGACGCAGGACAATTTCAGCTTCCGTGGCGATTTCTACCGCTTCACCGATTACACGCTGAAGCCGAAGCCGGCCCATCCCTTGCCCGAGATTTTTCAGGGCGGCAGCTCGCGCGCGGCGCGCGACATGGCCGCGCGGGTGTCGGACTGGTACTTCACCAACGGCAATTCGGTCGAGGAGATCAAGAAGCAGGTCGACGATATCAGGGCCAAGGCGCGCGCCAATAATCACTCGGTCAAGATCGGCGTCAACGCCTTTGCGATCGCGCGCGAGAGCGAGGCCGAAGCGCGCGCCGTGCTGGACGAGATCATCGTCAAGGCCGATCCGGAGGCGGTCAATGCCTTCGGCCATGAGGTGAAGAATGCCGGCAAGGCCTCGCCGGAAGGCCAGGGCAATTGGGCGAAATCGAGCTTCGAGGACCTTGTCCAATACAATGACGGCTTCAAGACCAATCTGATCGGCACGCCGGAGCAGATCGCCGAGCGCATCGTCGCGCTGAAGCAGGTCGGCGTCGACCTCGTGCTGCTCGGCTTCCTGCATTTCCAGGAAGAGGTCGAGTATTTCGGCCGTCGCGTCATTCCGCTGGTTCGCGCGCTGGAGGCGAAAACCGCGGCGCACGCCCAGGCTGCCGAGTGA
- a CDS encoding helix-turn-helix domain-containing protein, protein MTQQIARTERQLGAILRRARKKAGLTQSDLGKVIHLRQATVSRLEGGAPAIQLHTVMAALAALDFELVVRPRSKASAADIEDIF, encoded by the coding sequence ATGACCCAACAAATCGCACGAACAGAAAGGCAGCTCGGCGCCATCCTGCGCCGGGCTCGCAAAAAGGCCGGGCTGACGCAATCCGATCTCGGGAAAGTCATACATCTGCGCCAGGCGACGGTGTCCCGGCTCGAAGGAGGGGCACCGGCCATTCAACTGCACACCGTCATGGCAGCATTGGCCGCGCTTGATTTTGAGCTGGTCGTTCGCCCGCGGAGCAAAGCCAGTGCAGCCGATATCGAGGATATCTTCTGA
- a CDS encoding type II toxin-antitoxin system HipA family toxin gives MARPRAKEPLNVFVNGRQAGVLNRESSGAIDFRYDPAWLAWQSTFPISLSLPLREDRYIGAVVTGVFDNLLPDSEQMRRRVAERVGANGTDAYSMLSSLGHDCVGALQFLPEGIDPGRAGTTDGTYVSDEDVSKLIQNLATAPLGLGEDEDFRISLAGAQEKTALLRRSGKWYKPSGTTATTHILKPQIGRLPNGVDLSNGVENEYFCLKLIKALGIPAANAEIADFGGRRTLIVERFDRRWTQDKRLLRLPQEDCCQALSVPPTRKSQSDGGPGVKEIFDLLKGSDYPAEDIAVFMRAGIVFWLIGATDAHGKNFSVFLHPGGRFRLTPLYDVLSAQPSHDAKQIQPKALKLAMSVGKSRHHTVNEMRPRHFIQTAEMSGVGIAVVRTIFDDLATTFEANFQEVVKALPTGFPRNLTESIRIAALHRIKLINEAN, from the coding sequence ATGGCCCGTCCGCGAGCCAAGGAGCCGTTGAACGTGTTCGTGAACGGACGCCAGGCAGGGGTACTCAACCGCGAGTCCAGCGGGGCTATCGATTTCCGATACGATCCAGCCTGGCTCGCCTGGCAATCGACGTTCCCGATTTCGCTGTCATTGCCGCTCCGTGAAGATCGGTACATCGGCGCAGTGGTGACCGGTGTCTTCGACAATCTATTGCCGGATAGCGAGCAAATGCGCAGGCGTGTTGCGGAGCGCGTCGGAGCCAATGGTACCGACGCCTACAGCATGCTTTCGTCCCTCGGCCACGACTGCGTTGGCGCGCTCCAATTCTTGCCGGAAGGCATCGATCCGGGCCGGGCGGGAACGACCGATGGCACATATGTGAGCGATGAGGACGTTAGCAAACTCATTCAAAACCTGGCCACAGCGCCGCTTGGCCTCGGCGAGGACGAGGATTTTCGTATCTCGCTGGCTGGCGCTCAAGAAAAGACGGCTCTGCTGCGCCGAAGCGGCAAATGGTACAAACCGTCCGGGACAACGGCGACAACCCATATTCTGAAGCCGCAGATCGGTCGCTTACCAAATGGGGTTGATCTCTCAAACGGCGTCGAGAACGAATATTTCTGTCTCAAGCTGATCAAGGCGCTTGGCATACCGGCTGCCAATGCAGAGATTGCCGACTTCGGCGGCCGACGCACACTCATCGTCGAGCGCTTTGACCGCCGCTGGACTCAGGACAAACGTTTGCTCCGGCTTCCGCAAGAAGACTGCTGCCAAGCGCTTTCCGTCCCGCCGACCCGAAAATCTCAATCCGACGGCGGTCCCGGCGTGAAGGAAATCTTTGATCTGCTAAAAGGCAGCGATTATCCCGCTGAAGATATCGCGGTCTTCATGCGCGCGGGGATCGTATTTTGGTTGATCGGCGCGACGGATGCCCACGGCAAAAACTTCAGCGTCTTCCTTCATCCCGGCGGACGTTTCCGTCTCACGCCCCTTTATGACGTGTTGAGTGCGCAGCCGAGCCACGATGCAAAGCAAATCCAACCCAAGGCACTTAAACTCGCCATGTCGGTCGGCAAGAGCCGCCACCATACCGTAAATGAGATGCGGCCGCGGCACTTCATCCAGACGGCAGAAATGTCGGGCGTCGGGATCGCTGTCGTGCGCACGATTTTTGATGATCTAGCCACGACATTCGAGGCGAACTTCCAGGAGGTCGTCAAAGCTTTGCCTACAGGCTTCCCGAGAAACCTCACGGAATCGATCCGGATCGCGGCTCTGCACCGCATCAAACTCATCAACGAAGCAAACTAG
- a CDS encoding tyrosine-type recombinase/integrase: MLISSAVTDYLRYCAIERQLSTHSLEAYAADLNDFHRFLGVDRSVSSIVSADLGAYLTDLLERRRLSISTARRRFACLRTFFRRTATLARAADPFHGWRLELPRRKGLPRCLSRSEVRGVLSSLASTGGKVSTSIRPVLIAARLMIATGIRVGELCKIRISDVAPEGTRVRICGKGARDRHVYVSDAVLQSEILQLLECRAKEPIKVAHLFLNRLKRPMRPQSVRRALRRYSEVSSNRRRITPHMLRHTAATLLIERGVDIRFVQKLLGHSSISTTEIYTHVSDEALRASLERADVLANLVA; encoded by the coding sequence ATGCTGATCAGCTCAGCAGTTACCGACTACTTGCGGTATTGTGCGATCGAACGGCAGCTGTCCACGCACAGCCTTGAAGCCTATGCTGCGGATCTGAACGATTTTCATCGCTTCTTGGGTGTCGATCGTTCGGTGTCCTCAATAGTCAGTGCAGATCTCGGCGCTTATCTCACCGATCTGTTGGAGCGTCGAAGGCTTTCGATTTCAACTGCACGTCGACGCTTCGCTTGTCTGCGTACATTCTTTCGACGGACGGCCACCCTGGCCCGGGCGGCAGATCCGTTTCATGGCTGGCGTCTAGAACTTCCGCGCCGCAAGGGACTGCCCCGTTGTCTCTCGCGCTCAGAAGTTCGAGGCGTATTGTCAAGCTTGGCAAGCACGGGCGGGAAGGTCAGCACGTCCATCAGGCCGGTTCTAATCGCGGCTCGCCTAATGATCGCAACCGGCATAAGAGTGGGTGAGCTTTGCAAGATACGCATTTCTGATGTCGCCCCGGAAGGAACGCGCGTCAGGATTTGCGGCAAGGGAGCGAGAGACCGGCATGTCTATGTCTCCGATGCGGTGCTTCAGTCTGAGATCTTGCAGTTGCTGGAGTGTCGCGCGAAAGAGCCGATCAAGGTTGCGCATCTGTTCTTGAACCGACTTAAGCGGCCGATGAGACCCCAATCGGTTCGAAGAGCGCTTCGTCGTTATTCTGAAGTATCAAGCAACAGACGCCGTATCACGCCGCACATGTTACGCCATACGGCCGCAACTCTATTGATCGAGCGTGGCGTTGATATTCGGTTCGTTCAAAAGCTACTTGGACATTCAAGCATATCGACGACCGAAATTTATACCCATGTGTCAGATGAAGCGTTAAGGGCTAGTTTGGAAAGGGCTGATGTACTGGCCAATCTGGTAGCATAG
- a CDS encoding pentapeptide repeat-containing protein, whose product MVVQKNDNELRAATRSNADILSKWDDKSDFTGETLIGVSLEGRTARQSLFSGTLFRDCSFRGCDFSRSDFEAAVFESCIFSNCDFSVADFRSVDAVQTVFEGCSFQQGSVRSSRYSSCEFRECVFELQTFEENDLEETALVNCSFHRATLLHCRFERTRFERTDLSDCTSQYHLFIECGFDRCGFNAESVGLTFGLSTDNLDALTLVWRGAALEHSSGAGLVRDLRTTYEARHWPFLAAMLSLNFGLLTPIDSLELAFSSLAGEPNGRRAVGADELKFLSRVVELLSRQSRLPFLSIARGLETVCSIAEGARRHIGDAVKILIHALKDAEHAELAAMEALLEPLESMSPSEELLVSFVFDTEPSISFSDWLGGLHRSGVLPGFAPRLIEARSGSYIEMLSLSVATLSSVLICLSMIERIVERVIYIRARAKILFSPHLPAAIRRRALQPIAASSPTVTRELQKYLELASNSQSKRIISDLEQFTPKLLRVEIDQEANRSIGQVTI is encoded by the coding sequence ATGGTAGTTCAGAAGAACGATAATGAGCTTCGGGCTGCGACGCGTTCGAACGCGGATATCCTTTCGAAATGGGACGACAAGAGCGACTTTACCGGCGAAACTCTCATCGGCGTCAGCCTAGAGGGACGCACCGCCCGACAGTCTCTTTTTTCGGGAACGCTATTCCGGGATTGCAGCTTCCGAGGATGCGATTTCAGCCGGTCGGATTTCGAGGCGGCTGTCTTCGAGTCTTGCATATTCTCGAATTGCGATTTCAGCGTCGCGGACTTCCGTTCCGTTGATGCAGTTCAGACTGTGTTCGAAGGTTGTTCGTTCCAACAGGGATCCGTCAGGTCCAGTCGCTACAGCAGCTGCGAATTTCGCGAGTGCGTCTTCGAATTGCAGACCTTCGAGGAAAACGACCTCGAAGAGACGGCCCTGGTCAACTGCAGTTTTCACAGGGCTACCCTTTTGCATTGTCGCTTCGAGAGAACTCGCTTCGAGCGAACCGATCTTTCCGACTGCACTTCGCAGTATCACCTCTTTATAGAATGCGGATTCGACAGGTGTGGCTTCAATGCCGAATCTGTGGGACTGACCTTCGGCTTGTCGACGGACAACCTCGATGCATTGACGCTTGTCTGGCGAGGCGCTGCTTTGGAGCACTCGAGTGGCGCTGGCCTCGTCAGAGATCTTCGTACAACTTACGAGGCCCGTCACTGGCCTTTCCTAGCAGCGATGCTGAGTTTGAATTTTGGCCTCTTGACACCCATAGATTCGCTTGAATTGGCTTTCTCTAGTCTTGCCGGCGAGCCGAATGGCCGACGCGCGGTCGGCGCTGATGAACTGAAGTTTCTTAGTCGTGTTGTCGAGCTATTGTCGCGGCAGTCGCGACTGCCGTTCCTATCGATTGCGCGAGGACTGGAGACAGTCTGTAGCATAGCGGAAGGTGCTCGCCGCCACATTGGCGATGCTGTAAAAATACTGATTCACGCGTTGAAGGATGCCGAGCACGCCGAGCTTGCCGCAATGGAGGCGTTGTTAGAGCCGCTGGAGAGCATGTCGCCTTCAGAGGAGCTGCTGGTCTCTTTCGTATTCGATACCGAGCCATCGATTTCCTTCAGCGATTGGCTTGGCGGTCTCCATCGGAGCGGCGTGCTTCCCGGATTTGCACCGAGACTCATAGAAGCAAGGTCAGGTTCGTATATTGAGATGCTGTCACTTTCGGTGGCAACCTTGAGCAGTGTTCTCATCTGTCTCTCGATGATCGAAAGAATAGTGGAGCGCGTTATCTACATCAGAGCTCGCGCGAAGATACTTTTCTCCCCGCACTTGCCTGCCGCCATCCGGCGGCGCGCGCTCCAACCTATCGCCGCTTCGTCACCGACCGTAACGCGCGAGTTGCAGAAGTATCTCGAGCTCGCGTCAAATTCGCAGTCCAAGCGCATTATCTCTGACCTGGAACAATTCACGCCGAAACTGCTGCGCGTCGAAATAGACCAGGAAGCGAACCGCTCAATTGGCCAGGTGACGATATAG
- a CDS encoding IS3 family transposase (programmed frameshift) — MQERQRRSFTEEYKRQAAELVVSSGRSITSVGKELGLRDSVLRRWVEKLRHVPASATRRPATQAAPMPADQAAEIARLREENERLRMERDILKKSNRDLCRNTDMSFRFIEDHRDAYPVRLMCAVLGVSAAGYYAWRERPASARTTTNTALLASIRQVHQDSGGRYGSPRIHAAMRAQGGGVSRGRIERLMHRHGIRAIMAAPRRVRTTDSRHGMPIASNLIERHFAAAAPNLIWLADITYIPTAEGWLYLAAIMDLFSRKIVGWAMRDHMQVELASSALTMAIRQQRPEAGLIHHSDRGVQYASQDYRAVLSTAGITASMSRKADCYDNAPMESFFHTLKTELVHHRQYETRAEAQRDIFTFIEGFYNRIRLHSAIGYIAPIEMELKTA, encoded by the exons ATGCAAGAGCGTCAACGTCGGTCGTTTACCGAGGAGTACAAGCGGCAGGCCGCTGAACTGGTGGTCTCGAGTGGTCGGTCGATCACGTCGGTCGGCAAGGAACTCGGTCTGCGCGACTCGGTATTGCGGCGCTGGGTGGAGAAGCTGCGGCATGTGCCGGCATCGGCGACGCGGCGCCCCGCGACGCAGGCGGCGCCGATGCCGGCGGACCAGGCTGCCGAGATCGCCCGGCTGCGCGAGGAGAACGAGCGGCTGCGCATGGAACGGGACATTCTAAAAAAGTCGA ATCGCGATCTTTGCCGGAACACGGACATGAGCTTCCGCTTCATCGAGGACCATCGCGATGCCTATCCGGTGCGGCTGATGTGCGCTGTGCTCGGGGTCTCGGCGGCCGGCTATTACGCTTGGCGGGAGCGGCCGGCGAGCGCCCGTACAACCACTAATACTGCGCTCCTGGCTTCGATCCGACAGGTCCATCAGGACAGCGGCGGCCGCTATGGCAGCCCACGCATCCATGCCGCGATGCGGGCGCAGGGAGGTGGCGTCAGTCGTGGCCGGATCGAACGCTTGATGCATCGGCACGGCATCCGCGCCATCATGGCAGCACCGCGTCGCGTTCGGACCACCGACAGCCGTCATGGCATGCCGATCGCGTCGAACCTCATCGAACGTCACTTTGCAGCTGCGGCTCCGAACCTAATCTGGCTCGCCGATATCACCTACATTCCGACGGCAGAGGGCTGGCTCTATCTGGCAGCCATCATGGACCTCTTCAGCCGCAAAATCGTCGGCTGGGCGATGCGCGATCACATGCAGGTCGAACTCGCCTCGTCCGCCTTGACCATGGCGATCCGCCAGCAGCGGCCGGAGGCCGGATTGATCCATCATTCCGATCGCGGCGTGCAGTACGCCTCACAGGACTATCGCGCGGTCCTGTCGACCGCCGGCATCACCGCATCGATGAGCCGCAAGGCCGACTGCTACGACAATGCCCCGATGGAAAGCTTCTTCCATACCCTGAAGACCGAGCTCGTTCATCATCGCCAATACGAGACCCGCGCCGAGGCCCAGCGCGACATCTTCACCTTCATCGAGGGCTTCTACAATCGGATCCGTCTCCACTCCGCCATCGGATATATCGCCCCGATCGAAATGGAGCTAAAAACAGCTTAA
- a CDS encoding AAA family ATPase: MSGWHLQKISIEGFRGINNEGAPLVLKLKPDCVNSVSAPNGVGKTSIFDAVVYAITGRIPKLDELPAAEKGSSYYLNRFHTGGVGTITLTLVPASGGAEVDVTVRHDADGGRTVAASAGADGHAILADLNPEFVLLDGKTFQDFIDFAPQKRGRSFAGLLGLKRYSSLRQGLASLTNTRAFNNHFGVASKEAKQNSAAVSVQRARGNIREAYTALVGDAYDPAEAETTMLAKAHSALSGIELLRPLCEGRTFEEIDPSSCVDAAKAAEGGEARAELVKILREEASWLNLLRMSGHL; this comes from the coding sequence ATGAGCGGCTGGCATCTTCAGAAAATCTCGATCGAAGGCTTTCGCGGCATCAACAACGAGGGTGCCCCCCTCGTTCTTAAACTCAAGCCCGACTGCGTCAATTCAGTATCCGCACCGAACGGGGTGGGAAAGACATCAATCTTTGACGCGGTGGTCTACGCGATTACCGGTCGCATCCCCAAGCTCGACGAACTGCCCGCGGCCGAAAAAGGCTCGTCCTACTATCTCAATCGCTTCCATACGGGTGGTGTGGGAACGATCACCCTGACTCTTGTGCCTGCCAGCGGCGGCGCCGAGGTCGATGTGACTGTCCGGCACGATGCGGACGGCGGGCGAACCGTTGCGGCTAGTGCAGGTGCAGACGGACATGCGATTCTGGCGGACCTCAATCCCGAATTCGTCCTTCTCGATGGAAAGACATTTCAGGACTTTATCGATTTTGCGCCGCAGAAGCGCGGCCGGTCGTTCGCCGGGCTGCTAGGCCTGAAGCGTTATTCGTCGCTGCGACAGGGGTTGGCCTCGCTGACAAACACGAGGGCATTCAACAATCACTTTGGTGTCGCCAGCAAGGAAGCCAAGCAGAACAGCGCGGCCGTGTCCGTCCAGCGCGCCCGAGGCAACATCAGGGAGGCCTACACGGCGCTCGTCGGAGACGCCTACGATCCGGCAGAAGCCGAAACAACGATGCTTGCGAAGGCGCATTCCGCCCTCAGCGGCATTGAACTGCTCAGACCCCTCTGTGAGGGCCGAACGTTCGAGGAGATCGATCCCTCGAGTTGCGTCGATGCAGCGAAAGCCGCCGAGGGAGGCGAGGCAAGGGCAGAACTCGTAAAGATCCTGCGTGAGGAGGCGAGCTGGTTGAACCTCCTCCGAATGAGTGGACACCTGTAG